The proteins below are encoded in one region of Eulemur rufifrons isolate Redbay chromosome 2, OSU_ERuf_1, whole genome shotgun sequence:
- the LOC138397360 gene encoding olfactory receptor 7A10-like: protein MDPVNKTQISEFHLLGFSEDTELQPVLFGLFLSMHLIAVLGNLLIILAAVSDSHLHSPMYFFLSNLSFVDICLVSTTVPQMLVNVQTHSKVISYAGCVTQMYFFLLFVGLDNFLLTVMAYDRFVAICHPLHYTVIMNPSLCGLLVLVSWITHILHSLLESLMVLSLSFCRHLEIPHFFCELDQIIHLACSKTFINHMVMYSLAVVLGGGSFAGILYSYSKIISSIRAISSAQGKYKAFSTCASHLAVVSLFYCTCLWVYLSSAATQNSCSSAIASVMYTVVTPMLNPFIYSLRNNGIKRALRRLF, encoded by the coding sequence ATGGATCCAGTAAATAAGACACAAATTTCAGAATTTCATCTTCTGGGATTCTCAGAGGACACAGAACTGCAGCCCGTCCTCTTTGGGCTGTTCCTGTCCATGCACCTGATCGCTGTGCTCGGGAACCTGCTCATCATACTGGCCGCAGTCTCAGACTCCCACCTGCAcagccccatgtacttcttcctgtcCAACCTGTCCTTTGTAGACATCTGCTTGGTCTCGACCACTGTCCCACAGATGCTGGTGAATGTGCAGACACACAGCAAAGTCATATCCTACGCAGGCTGCGTCACCCAGATGTACTTTTTCTTACTCTTTGTAGGACTGGACAACTTCCTCCTGAccgtgatggcctatgaccggttTGTAGCCATCTGTCACCCCCTGCACTACACGGTCATCATGAACCCCAGCCTCTGTGGCCTGCTGGTTCTGGTGTCCTGGATCACACATATCCTGCATTCCTTGCTAGAAAGCTTAATGGTGTTGTCACTGTCCTTTTGTAGACACTTGGAAATCCCccactttttctgtgaacttgATCAGATAATACACCTCGCCTGTTCTAAGACCTTTATTAATCATATGGTGATGTATTCTCTAGCTGTAGTGCTAGGTGGTGGAAGCTTTGCTGGCATCCTTTATTCTTACTCTAAGATAATTTCCTCCATACGTGCAATCTCCTCGGCTCAGGGGAAGTATAAAGCATTTTCCACCTGTGCATCTCACCTCGCGGTTGTCTCCTTGTTTTATTGTACATGCCTATGGGTGTACCTTAGTTCTGCTGCTACCCAGAATTCGTGCTCCAGTGCAATAGCCTCGGTGATGTACACGGTGGTCActcccatgctgaaccccttcatctacagTCTGAGGAATAATGGCATAAAGAGGGCTCTGAGAAGACTCTTCTGA
- the MRPL4 gene encoding large ribosomal subunit protein uL4m produces MLRLVRAGARAWLRPTGCRGLTSLADEAARPADNPELVASAGLQAPVLRKCERPVPAHLSPVQAWIESLKGYEQERVGLAELHPDVFATAPRLDILHQVAIWQKNFKRISYAKTKTRAEVRGGGRKPWPQKGSGRARHGSIRSPIWRGGGVAHGPRGPTSYYYMLPMKVRAQGLKVALTVKLAQDDLHIVDSLELPTADPQYLTELARYRRWGDSVLLVDLAHEEMPQNIVEATSRLNTFNLIPAVGE; encoded by the exons ATGCTGCGGCTAGTCCGGGCCGGGGCGCGGGCCTGGCTTCGGCCCACCGGCTGCCGG GGCCTGACCTCGCTGGCGGATGAGGCAGCGCGGCCGGCGGACAATCCAGAGCTGGTGGCGAGCGCGG GTCTTCAGGCGCCTGTCCTACGCAAGTGCGAGCGCCCAGTACCAGCTCATCTGAGCCCGGTGCAGGCCTGGATCGAGTCCCTGAAGGGCTACGAGCAAGAGCGCGTGGGCCTGGCCGAGCTGCATCCCGACGTTTTCGCCACCGCGCCCAG GCTGGACATCCTGCACCAGGTGGCCATCTGGCAGAAGAACTTCAAGAGAATC AGCTATGCCAAGACCAAGACTCGGGCCGAGGTGCGAGGTGGTGGCCGGAAACCCTGGCCCCAGAAAGGCAGCGGGCGGGCCCGGCATGGCAGCATCCGCTCCCCGATCTGGCGAGGCG GAGGCGTTGCCCATGGCCCCCGGGGTCCCACGAGTTACTACTACATGCTGCCCATGAAGGTGCGGGCGCAGGGCCTCAAGGTGGCACTGACCGTCAAGCTGGCCCAG GACGACCTACATATTGTGGACTCCCTGGAGCTGCCAACTGCGGACCCCCAGTACCTGACAGAGCTGGCCCGCTACCGCCGCTGGGGGGACTCCGTGCTCCTTGTGGACTt AGCTCACGAGGAGATGCCGCAGAACATCGTGGAGGCCACCTCCAGGCTCAACACCTTCAACCTGATCCCAGCTGTGGGTGAGTGA